From Apium graveolens cultivar Ventura chromosome 9, ASM990537v1, whole genome shotgun sequence, the proteins below share one genomic window:
- the LOC141686560 gene encoding elongation factor 1-alpha-like, protein MIIATSEADFVVLVIDSTIGGFEAGISKGGQTREYALLAYTFGVKQMICCCNKMDATTLLYSEARYNEIKKEVSSCLMEVGYDLNEIPFIPMYGFEGDNIIESSTRLSWYRGPTLHQALKLLIELKCPSDELNHHPLQEVYKTRSVRTVPAGGVKTCVRKPGMPGLTL, encoded by the exons ATGATTATTGCTACATCTGAGGCTGATTTTGTTGTCCTCGTAATTGACTCCACTATTGGTGGTTTTGAAGCTGGTATTTCTAAGGGAGGTCAGACTCGTGAATATGCTTTGCTTGCATATACCTTTGGTGTCAAGCAAATGATTTGTTGTTGTAACAAG ATGGATGCCACCACCCTTTTATATTCTGAGGCAAGGTATAATGAGATTAAAAAGGAAGTCTCTTCGTGTTTGATGGAGGTTGGGTATGACCTTAATGAAATTCCTTTTATCCCCATGTATGGATTTGAGGGTGACAATATTATTGAGAGTTCCACAAGACTGTCTTGGTACCGGGGGCCAACTCTTCATCAAGCCCTCAAGTTGTTAATTGAGCTTAAATGTCCCTCAGACGAACTCAATCATCATCCACTACAGGAAGTATACAAGACAAGATCTGTGAGAACTGTGCCAGCAGGAGGAGTTAAGACTTGTGTTCGAAAGCCCGGAATGCCCGGTTTAACGTTATAA
- the LOC141683445 gene encoding uncharacterized protein LOC141683445, with protein MTTATSKSDNQPFTLKEKKVHIKIVVIGQVNSGKSTIIRHLIDKLGATDEDYIKGLEHEAPEAKKKTFKYAWVLKKLNAEFERGVTIDIAMWQFETSKYYCTIIDAPGHRDFIKNMIIATSQADFVVLVIDSTTGGFEAGISKGGQTREHALLAYTLGVKQMICCCNKMDATSPLYSEARYYEIKKEVSSCLMEVGYDPHKIPFVPIYGLEGDNIIESSTRLSWYRGATLYQALELLIELKCPSDELNRHPLQEVYKTRSVRTVPAGGVKTRVRKPGMIVTFGSSSLETRVKSNNPLFATEEKVHINIIVIGHVNSGKSTTTGHLVHRLGRISNHYLQRLKNEATEGNKKSSKYAWVLDKIKAEHERGFTIDISLWKFETLKYYCTVFDAPGHRHLIKNMIIGTGTFQVDCAILVIDSISGVFEFGFSEEGQTRGYVLLAHTLGVKEMICCCNKMDATTPNYSKARYLEIKKAVSSYLKKVGYEASRIPFIPISALEGDYMIQRSARLSWYKGPTLYEALDHIDEPKRPVDTHRGLPLQDLYKIRNIGTAPEERVENSTLNSGMVVTCGPSGPTTEVKSLEMDLESLLEAGMTLL; from the exons ATGACGACAGCTACATCCAAGTCTGACAATCAACCTTTTACTTTGAAGGAGAAAAAGGTTCATATTAAAATTGTAGTTATTGGCCAAGTTAACTCCGGAAAATCAACCATCATTCGTCATTTGATCGACAAGCTTGGTGCTACTGATGAAGATTATATTAAAGGATTGGAGCATGAGGCTCCTGAGGCGAAGAAGAAGACATTTAAGTATGCCTGGGTGCTTAAAAAACTCAATGCCGAGTTCGAACGTGGTGTTACCATTGATATTGCCATGTGGCAGTTTGAAACCTCCAAGTATTACTGCACAATTATTGATGCCCCTGGACATCGTGactttattaaaaatatgattattGCTACATCTCAGGCTGATTTTGTTGTCCTCGTAATTGACTCAACTACTGGTGGTTTTGAAGCCGGTATTTCTAAGGGAGGTCAGACTCGTGAACATGCTTTGCTTGCTTATACCCTTGGTGTGAAGCAAATGATTTGTTGTTGTAACAAG ATGGATGCCACCTCCCCTTTATATTCCGAGGCAAGATATTATGAGATTAAGAAGGAAGTCTCTTCGTGCTTGATGGAGGTTGGGTATGACCCTCATAAAATTCCTTTTGTCCCCATTTATGGACTTGAGGGTGACAATATTATTGAGAGTTCCACAAGACTGTCTTGGTACCGGGGGGCAACTCTTTATCAAGCCCTTGAGTTGTTAATTGAGCTGAAATGTCCCTCAGACGAACTCAATCGTCATCCACTTCAGGAAGTATACAAGACAAGATCTGTGAGAACTGTGCCAGCAGGAGGAGTTAAGACTCGTGTTCGAAAGCCTGGAATGATTGTAACTTTCGGCTCATCTAGTCTGGAAACAAGAGTTAAGTCTAACAATCCACTTTTTGCTACGGAGGAAAAGGTTCACATCAATATTATAGTCATTGGCCATGTCAACTCTGGGAAATCAACCACAACTGGTCACTTGGTCCACCGGCTTGGTCGTATTAGCAATCACTATCTTCAAAGATTGAAGAATGAGGCTACCGAGGGGAACAAGAAGTCATCCAAGTATGCGTGGGTGCTTGACAAGATTAAGGCTGAGCATGAACGTGGTTTTACCATTGATATCTCCTTATGGAAGTTTGAAACATTGAAGTACTACTGCACTGTCTTCGATGCCCCTGGACATCGCCACTTAATCAAAAATATGATTATTGGTACTGGTACATTTCAGGTGGATTGTGCTATCCTCGTAATTGACTCCATTAGTGGTGTTTTTGAATTTGGTTTTTCCGAGGAAGGTCAGACTCGTGGATATGTTTTGCTTGCTCATACCCTTGGTGTCAAGGAAATGATATGTTGTTGTAACAAG ATGGATGCCACCACCCCAAATTACTCCAAGGCTAGGTATCTTGAAATTAAGAAGGCAGTCTCTTCCTACTTGAAGAAGGTTGGGTATGAAGCTAGCAGAATTCCTTTTATTCCTATTTCTGCACTTGAGGGAGACTACATGATTCAGCGGTCTGCAAGACTGTCTTGGTACAAGGGTCCTACTCTTTATGAAGCTCTTGACCATATCGACGAGCCTAAAAGACCTGTGGACACACACCGTGGTCTTCCACTTCAGGATCTGTATAAGATCCGAAATATTGGAACTGCGCCAGAGGAACGAGTTGAGAATAGTACTTTAAACTCTGGAATGGTTGTCACATGTGGCCCTTCTGGTCCGACAACTGAAGTCAAGTCTCTCGAGATGGATCTCGAGTCTCTTCTTGAGGCAGGGATGACGCTGCTTTAA
- the LOC141683446 gene encoding ABC transporter E family member 2-like, with translation MTSKGVQVRVRSSIRFKPPPRVERDENEFCRRWGKLCHGCCSCQADPMRPKHLDENTVVHRYNPGNYKLYGLPVPKLNQVLGLVGPSVIGKSVVFDIFSRKVTPNLGCPENPPTWEEIFEYFKDTNDNMYNYFTRIVQDQVKVCVTQDTEFFARRGLQGIVGELLDRKDETGMKAEICSELGLNQILERNLVHLSSGEFQRFSIGLIAVQKAGVYIFEQPSNFLDVKQRHKAAQVIRSLSRPDSYVMVADNDLSVLGYVSDYICCLYGLRGAYGVVSLPLSVREGINVFLNGFVQIRNSEESPASEVKKASKVHAEELIPLARYKYPSKSITRGNFKLKVNEGEFTANQIIVLLGENGTGKSTFIRMLASFSMPDTVGDSAIQMPKFCVSYKAQEIKPQFPFTVRDLLNQKIFDACQDPEFMLYVLEPLEIIDLMNRRVIDLVRGQVQRLALCLCLGKPADLYLIDEASAYLSAEQNVIASKVIKGFIRRTKKTAVVVDHDFMVATYLADRVIVFEGSPSIHCTANSPRGLLAGMNLFLSHLDISCRKDSTTSQPVFNKSNSACDMEQKSAGHYYLED, from the exons ATGACATCGAAAG GTGTGCAAGTTCGGGTCAGAAGTAGCATAAGGTTTAAACCACCTCCTCGTGTTGAAAGAGACG AGAACGAGTTTTGTCGTCGATGGGGAAAATTGTGTCACGGG TGTTGCTCTTGTCAAGCAGATCCCATGCGTCCCAAACATTTGGACGAAAACACCGTAGTTCACCGTTATAATCCTGGAAACTACAAATTATATGG GCTACCAGTTCCAAAGCTTAATCAAGTTCTTGGTTTGGTTGGCCCATCTGTCATTGGCAAGTCGGTGGTCTTTGATATTTTTTCCAGGAAAGTAACACCCAACCTTGGATGTCCTGAA AATCCTCCTACTTGGGAAGAAATTTTCGAGTACTTCAAGGACACTAACGACAACATGTATAACTACTTCACACGCATAGTGCAGGACCAAGTGAAg GTATGTGTTACGCAAGATACTGAATTTTTTGCTCGAAGAGGTCTTCAAGGAATTGTTGGGGAATTGCTGGACAGAAAAGATGAGACAGGCATGAAAGCAGAAATTTGTTCTGAGCTTGGGTTAAATCAGATTTTAGAACGTAATCTGGTACACTTGTCTTCTGGGGAGTTTCAGAGGTTTTCTATTGGTTTAATCGCCGTACAGAAAGCTGGAGTGTACATCTTTGAACAGCCCTCTAATTTTCTTGATGTTAAACAGAGGCATAAGGCTGCTCAAGTTATTCGATCTCTTAGCAGGCCAGACAG cTACGTGATGGTTGCCGATAATGACTTGAGTGTTCTGGGTTATGTGTCGGACTATATCTGCTGCCTATATGGACTACGTGGTGCCTACGGAGTTGTAAGTCTTCCATTATCTGTCAGAGAAGGTATCAACGTGTTTTTAAATGGTTTTGTGCAGATCCGAAATTCTGAGGAGTCACCTGCTTCTGAG GTCAAAAAGGCTTCGAAGGTACATGCTGAGGAACTGATACCATTAGCACGATATAAATATCCTAGCAAGAGTATAACGCGGGGTAATTTCAAGCTTAAGGTGAACGAGGGCGAATTTACCGCTAATCAAATCATTGTACTACTGGGTGAGAATGGGACTGGAAAATCAACTTTTATCAGAATGCTG GCTAGTTTCTCGATGCCTGACACAGTCGGAGACTCCGCCATCCAGATGCCCAAATTTTGTGTATCTTACAAGGCCCAGGAAATTAAACCACAGTTTCCTTTTACGGTCCGCGATTTGCTAAATCAGAAAATTTTTGATGCCTGTCAAGATCCCGAGTTTATGTTGTACGTGTTGGAACCTCTCGAAATCATTGATTTGATGAATAGAAGAGTTATTGACCTCGTTCGAGGACAGGTGCAAAGACTGGCACTATGCCTGTGCCTAGGGAAG CCTGCAGATTTATATTTGATTGATGAAGCAAGTGCGTATCTGTCTGCTGAACAAAATGTTATTGCATCTAAAGTCATAAAAGGGTTTATACGCCGTACCAAAAAAACTGCGGTAGTGGTGGATCATGACTTCATGGTGGCAACATATCTTGCTGACAGGGTCATAGTTTTTGAGGGGAGTCCATCAATTCATTGTACTGCAAATTCTCCTCGTGGATTGTTGGCTGGAATGAATCTTTTCTTATCC CACTTGGACATCTCATGTAGGAAAGACTCGACCACTTCTCAGCCAGTATTTAACAAGTCGAACTCTGCTTGTGACATGGAGCAGAAATCTGCTGGACATTATTACCTGGAAGATTAA
- the LOC141683451 gene encoding uncharacterized protein LOC141683451 produces MDFDDIGDSLIALFHQDVHTADFKDFGESLLSLFYLNKYINDICMICLSSLETGRSILIPNCGHWLHTSCFVEYWQERCPTCRAVMFDFKEETVDWAPPTDDDDMGYEEVMEAARRVPRHLVVIGSDTDSDTDVVDPFDDFAYDFAQDA; encoded by the exons ATGGATTTTGATGATATTGGAGACTCCCTAATTGCTCTTTTCCACCAAGATGTGCACACTGCAGACTTTAAGGATTTTGGAGAATCCTTACTCTCTCTTTTCTACCTAAACAAGTATATCAATGACATCTGCATGATTTGTCTATCTTCGTTGGAAACTGGGCGCTCCATCCTCATTCCCAATTGCGGACATTGGCTTCACACCTCTTGTTTTGTGGAGTATTGGCAAGAAAGATGTCCCACTTGTCGTGCTGTGATGTTTGATTTTAAGGAGGAGACTGTCGATTGGGCACCTCCCACTGATGATGATGATATGGGTTATGAGGAGGTTATGGAGGCAGCTCGACGGGTTCCAC GGCATCTAGTTGTCATTGGGAGTGACACTGATTCTGACACTGACGTGGTTGATCCCTTTGATGACTTTGCGTATGACTTTGCGCAGGATGCTTGA